The region CATCGAGCCGACTCCGCATCCGTCCGGCGGTGGGCGCTTCCCCATCAAGTACTACCTGACGGCGATGCTCTTCATCGTCTTCGACATCGAGATCGTCTTCCTCTACCCCTGGGCCGTCACCTTCGACGCCCTCGGGTTGTTCGGGCTCGTGGAGATGCTCCTCTTCGTGCTCACCGTCTTCGTGGCCTACGCCTACGTATGGCGGCGCGGCGGCCTGGAGTGGGACTAAAGGGGCTCAAGAGGAGATAGGGGAAACATCGCATGGGTATCGAAGAGAAGCTCCCGAGTGGGTTCCTGCTCACCACCGTGGA is a window of Streptomyces violaceusniger Tu 4113 DNA encoding:
- a CDS encoding NADH-quinone oxidoreductase subunit A codes for the protein MNAYAPILVLGALGAGFAIFSVLMAAIIGPKRYNRAKLEAYECGIEPTPHPSGGGRFPIKYYLTAMLFIVFDIEIVFLYPWAVTFDALGLFGLVEMLLFVLTVFVAYAYVWRRGGLEWD